Proteins from a single region of Runella sp. SP2:
- a CDS encoding SdrD B-like domain-containing protein has product MAILHRIHQREYATWFVQYSIKTFALLGILLGSFQFVQAQQCSITINKVTVSGCYLLSGQSKATVSIEVGWSGAPANDSIEVTLGTDKRYIRPGTFAVKYPATTVMGNQTIVTPQVIAFEVNATGNSLPITATFTTQASCSATSTAQLPAACPPLVCSGNQAGGTVFNDYDADGVKDAGESNGVAGVTVIAYDCTGGIAAQTTTDASGKYVLNVSVSDYPIRVEFVNLPSYAGKGTMQGADSRTTVQFVTAPDCTIDLGILDNNDYCQTTPQVVVPCYVYGKPDVGSLSGQMDALVAFDYGTTGPKDMSKIALLAKAEEVGTLWGVAYDRYKHKVYTSATLKRHAGLGPLGLGGIYVTDMAANTASQYVDVSQPPLNINVGATNAGDPWFGVTNASRGLNPDPAQPSADSLAFELIGKVGMGDLEISEDGKSLYFINLFDKKLYQIDISGAAPSLLGSWAIPDPGCTGGTLRPFATKVYKGKVYIGSVCDASTSTKSNLRGFVNAFDGTNFTQVFDFPLTYPKGAVLINNTPAVVDRVGWYPWTDSFNTVNSNTTNGTFIRVLYPQPMLTDIEFDIDGSMVLALGDRTGLQSGYNNYRPSGTGVYTGLAGGDVLRAAFTNGTFILENNGKVPGLSGSGVNNNQGPGFGEFYNDDFLGGNGGLTHAEIAFGALALKPGSGQVITTAMDPIDQNQTGTNFSGGIRYWSNTTGLAPSGAAMGFVLYNTNNEVGTFGKSTGLGDMEILCELPMYLELGNYVWNDANKNGVQDPCEKALKDINVTLYKGTTKIATTKTGTNGEYYFSTKSNLTTGTWEGTGADTTLLPNTAYKLVFGEGQLVGGKLTVAGLGQFDVTLKDATANSGNDQNDSDAEVISGAFCINLTTGNAGSVNHTFDAGFYCTNPSIGASSIAVTAPKCAVTVPQNDGKISLSSAIAPYDKYRTKMGTGAWSGDTTYATATAIGSTFPKDLVTGISNAGATYTIRFYNGECCYKDTTITIAPVACCVLPVASATPQKQTICVGGIVSAFTATPSTGVEYKWYGPLADTTSSLGTAVSGATSATFTPSGAALTTVGTKYYAVVVNTTGDANCADTVFVQLVVNAKPVIADGSATICAGDSVDLTSKITNYDTYLSPVWTVGTANGTVVTTPASVKPTGTTTYVLVAQNAAGCKDTANVVVTVNIKPNAGKDTTLACVNAATNTLSTSYTLVPNPSGGSWSQLGTTPTTATISGNDVTGMSVAGTYQFIYTSVAGCKDTIAVTVAPCPVCVKPDAGADAASVCQPTSTSKLTAVTTGGTWAPIASPANPSAATIDANGNISGLNAAGTYKFVFSITSGGQTCTDTAQVIVLAKPVIADGSATICAGESVDLTSKITNYDTYLSPVWTIETANGTAVATPNSVKPTGTTTYVLVAQNAAGCKDTANVVVTVNAKPNAGNDTTLVCANGSVPSSVQLSAAPTGGTWSALTGNPTGATISSSGLVSITNATAQGKSFDFIYTLNDCQDTVKVIVPVCVQPKGSIGDYVWKDQNDNGVQDSGEPAVAGVIVQLLNPTTSAVLATDTTDAQGLYLFPNLNSGTYQVKIVTTSLPAGCVISSKQDLGGDDTKDSDFDPTTGLSQTVTINATGTGITKDNPTVDAGLVVPCVASSVTLTDAPVCSADVQTYSITFNVSNKLGIVKVNKGTLSGNNPYTVTGIPSGASVIITDSLSAICKSDTTIVGPNCNCNPPVPVLLAPSMAACIGDTFPTLKATVVGLVTVEWFSQQTGGTVLSTGLNYKPSGTVTANTVFYAQARSTDPTCPTAVSTSRVPATINAQTCIDTIDLALKKSINTKIARVGDVLTYTIKVWNEWNKNATGVEVTDSIATTVQFVSGSFVTSRGSATISGNVIKWNIGNVAANGDTVTLRYQVKATQVGVHLNTAEISKTNEKDKDSTPGNGKGGEDDIDQQCFTVPFDLCPNQKLEVSVPATLTNVQWFKNGGTTAVATGNVVLFSEVGTYTFTATNQTCPANGCCPVIIEAGTNCCPVDICVPFTIKKKRK; this is encoded by the coding sequence ATGGCAATTTTACACCGTATCCATCAGCGGGAGTATGCAACGTGGTTTGTGCAATATAGCATAAAAACCTTCGCTCTTCTTGGCATCCTCCTGGGGTCTTTCCAGTTCGTCCAAGCGCAACAATGCTCAATTACCATTAATAAAGTAACCGTTTCGGGCTGTTATTTGTTAAGTGGCCAAAGTAAGGCTACTGTGAGCATTGAAGTCGGCTGGTCGGGCGCACCTGCAAATGATAGTATTGAAGTGACACTTGGTACCGACAAACGGTACATTCGTCCAGGGACGTTTGCCGTAAAATACCCAGCCACAACCGTGATGGGAAACCAGACCATTGTGACGCCTCAAGTGATTGCTTTTGAGGTAAATGCAACTGGAAATAGTTTGCCAATTACGGCCACATTTACCACCCAAGCTTCGTGTAGTGCAACCTCAACGGCTCAATTGCCTGCGGCTTGTCCACCCTTGGTTTGTAGTGGAAATCAGGCAGGAGGGACGGTCTTTAACGACTATGATGCGGATGGAGTAAAAGATGCGGGAGAAAGCAATGGCGTAGCAGGAGTGACTGTCATCGCTTATGATTGTACAGGGGGAATTGCTGCCCAAACGACCACTGATGCTTCAGGGAAATATGTGTTAAATGTCTCTGTTTCAGACTATCCGATTCGGGTAGAGTTTGTAAATCTACCGAGTTATGCGGGGAAAGGGACAATGCAAGGGGCAGACAGCCGCACAACTGTGCAGTTTGTAACAGCCCCCGATTGTACAATTGATTTGGGAATACTTGATAACAATGATTATTGCCAAACGACTCCCCAAGTGGTGGTTCCTTGTTATGTGTATGGAAAGCCAGATGTGGGTAGTTTGAGTGGGCAAATGGATGCTTTGGTGGCATTCGATTATGGCACTACTGGCCCCAAGGACATGTCAAAAATAGCGCTTTTGGCCAAGGCAGAAGAAGTGGGTACATTGTGGGGGGTAGCTTATGATAGATATAAACATAAGGTATATACCTCGGCCACATTGAAACGTCACGCGGGCTTAGGGCCACTCGGTTTGGGAGGAATTTATGTGACAGATATGGCAGCAAACACAGCATCTCAGTATGTTGATGTGTCACAACCACCGCTTAATATCAATGTTGGTGCTACCAATGCGGGTGATCCTTGGTTTGGGGTGACCAATGCCTCACGTGGCCTTAATCCAGACCCTGCTCAACCAAGTGCCGATTCGCTGGCTTTTGAGCTGATAGGCAAAGTCGGAATGGGTGATTTAGAAATTTCCGAAGATGGTAAGTCGCTGTATTTCATTAATTTATTTGACAAAAAATTATACCAAATCGATATTAGCGGGGCTGCCCCAAGTTTGCTAGGCTCTTGGGCAATTCCTGACCCAGGATGTACGGGTGGTACACTACGCCCTTTTGCTACCAAAGTGTATAAAGGGAAAGTGTATATAGGTTCAGTTTGTGATGCTTCTACTTCAACAAAATCAAACCTACGGGGTTTTGTCAATGCTTTTGACGGAACCAATTTCACCCAAGTATTTGATTTTCCATTGACCTACCCCAAAGGAGCGGTTTTGATAAACAATACACCTGCGGTGGTTGATAGAGTAGGTTGGTATCCTTGGACGGACAGCTTTAATACCGTCAATAGCAATACGACCAATGGTACTTTTATACGGGTATTATATCCTCAGCCAATGCTTACCGACATCGAATTCGACATTGACGGGTCGATGGTGTTGGCCTTGGGTGATCGTACTGGTTTGCAGTCGGGATACAATAACTACCGTCCTTCAGGAACGGGTGTATATACTGGTTTAGCAGGAGGTGATGTACTAAGAGCTGCATTTACGAATGGTACGTTTATTCTTGAAAATAATGGAAAAGTGCCAGGACTTTCAGGCTCGGGTGTGAATAATAACCAAGGCCCTGGTTTTGGAGAATTTTATAATGACGATTTCTTAGGAGGAAATGGAGGATTGACGCACGCAGAAATTGCATTCGGAGCGTTGGCGTTAAAACCAGGGTCAGGCCAAGTAATTACGACGGCAATGGATCCAATCGACCAGAACCAAACAGGTACTAACTTTTCGGGCGGGATTCGTTATTGGAGTAATACCACAGGACTTGCGCCAAGCGGTGCTGCCATGGGATTTGTGTTGTACAATACAAACAATGAAGTAGGTACTTTCGGCAAATCAACGGGATTGGGAGATATGGAGATTTTGTGCGAGCTTCCCATGTACCTCGAATTAGGTAACTACGTGTGGAATGACGCCAACAAAAACGGGGTACAAGACCCCTGCGAAAAAGCGCTGAAAGACATCAACGTGACGCTCTACAAAGGCACTACCAAAATAGCGACGACCAAAACAGGCACGAACGGGGAGTATTATTTTTCAACAAAATCTAACCTGACTACGGGAACTTGGGAAGGCACAGGTGCTGATACCACACTTCTACCAAACACAGCTTATAAGTTGGTTTTTGGTGAAGGCCAATTAGTAGGTGGAAAATTAACAGTGGCAGGTTTGGGTCAATTTGACGTAACGCTCAAAGATGCCACGGCCAACAGCGGCAACGACCAAAACGACAGCGATGCGGAAGTAATCAGCGGTGCTTTTTGTATAAATCTTACCACTGGAAATGCAGGAAGTGTCAATCATACTTTTGATGCAGGATTTTATTGTACAAACCCTTCGATTGGCGCTAGTTCAATCGCTGTTACAGCTCCTAAATGTGCTGTTACAGTTCCCCAAAACGATGGAAAAATCAGTTTGAGCAGTGCGATAGCTCCTTATGATAAATATAGGACAAAAATGGGAACGGGTGCATGGAGTGGCGATACGACTTACGCCACAGCCACGGCGATTGGTAGTACTTTCCCCAAAGACTTGGTGACAGGCATTAGCAACGCGGGTGCAACATACACGATTCGTTTTTATAACGGCGAATGTTGTTACAAAGACACGACGATAACTATTGCGCCAGTGGCTTGTTGCGTTTTGCCCGTAGCCTCAGCCACTCCTCAAAAACAAACGATTTGCGTAGGTGGTATTGTTTCAGCCTTCACGGCTACGCCAAGTACGGGCGTAGAATACAAATGGTACGGACCATTAGCAGACACAACGAGCAGCTTAGGCACAGCCGTGAGTGGTGCGACAAGTGCGACCTTCACACCGAGCGGCGCAGCATTGACGACGGTAGGTACAAAATATTACGCAGTGGTAGTAAATACGACGGGTGATGCGAATTGTGCGGATACGGTATTTGTACAATTGGTAGTGAACGCCAAGCCAGTAATTGCTGATGGAAGTGCCACGATATGCGCAGGTGATTCGGTGGATTTGACGTCGAAGATTACGAATTACGATACATATTTGAGTCCAGTATGGACAGTGGGCACGGCGAATGGCACAGTAGTGACGACGCCAGCCTCAGTAAAACCAACGGGAACAACGACATACGTATTGGTTGCTCAAAATGCGGCTGGTTGTAAAGACACGGCGAATGTGGTCGTGACGGTGAATATCAAACCAAATGCAGGCAAAGACACGACCTTGGCTTGTGTGAATGCTGCGACAAATACCTTGTCAACAAGTTATACTTTAGTGCCAAACCCATCGGGTGGAAGTTGGTCACAACTAGGTACAACGCCAACGACAGCGACGATTTCTGGTAACGACGTGACGGGTATGAGTGTGGCAGGCACATATCAGTTCATTTATACTTCGGTAGCAGGTTGCAAAGACACGATTGCGGTGACGGTAGCACCGTGCCCAGTTTGCGTGAAGCCCGATGCAGGTGCTGACGCAGCTTCGGTATGTCAACCGACAAGTACGTCGAAATTGACAGCAGTAACGACAGGTGGCACATGGGCACCAATTGCTAGCCCCGCTAACCCAAGTGCGGCGACGATAGATGCTAATGGCAATATCAGTGGCTTAAATGCAGCAGGCACTTATAAATTTGTGTTTTCAATCACCTCAGGTGGTCAAACGTGTACGGACACCGCGCAAGTGATTGTACTAGCTAAGCCAGTAATTGCTGATGGAAGTGCGACGATTTGCGCAGGTGAGTCAGTTGATTTGACCTCAAAGATTACGAATTATGATACTTATTTGAGTCCAGTGTGGACAATAGAAACAGCAAATGGCACGGCCGTAGCAACGCCAAATTCAGTAAAACCGACTGGCACAACGACTTACGTATTGGTGGCACAAAACGCCGCAGGTTGCAAGGACACGGCGAATGTTGTAGTGACGGTGAATGCCAAACCAAATGCAGGAAATGATACAACATTGGTATGTGCCAATGGTAGTGTGCCATCAAGCGTACAATTATCAGCGGCACCAACGGGGGGCACATGGTCAGCTTTGACGGGCAATCCAACGGGAGCGACCATAAGCAGTTCAGGATTGGTAAGTATCACCAATGCTACAGCACAAGGCAAATCGTTTGATTTTATCTATACGTTGAATGATTGTCAGGATACAGTGAAAGTGATTGTGCCAGTATGTGTACAACCCAAAGGTTCGATTGGCGACTACGTTTGGAAAGACCAAAACGACAACGGCGTTCAAGATTCAGGTGAGCCAGCAGTAGCGGGTGTGATTGTTCAATTATTGAACCCAACAACCAGCGCAGTTTTAGCAACCGATACGACGGATGCGCAAGGTTTGTACTTGTTCCCGAATTTGAACTCTGGCACATATCAAGTGAAGATTGTGACGACGAGTTTACCAGCAGGTTGTGTGATTAGCAGCAAGCAAGATTTGGGTGGCGATGATACGAAAGACTCTGACTTTGACCCAACGACAGGTTTGAGTCAAACGGTGACAATTAATGCAACGGGTACAGGCATTACGAAAGATAACCCAACAGTTGATGCAGGGTTAGTTGTTCCTTGTGTCGCATCCAGCGTAACTTTGACGGACGCTCCCGTTTGTTCGGCAGATGTACAAACGTACAGCATTACGTTTAATGTGTCTAACAAATTGGGCATTGTAAAAGTGAACAAAGGCACATTGAGCGGTAACAATCCTTACACGGTGACAGGTATCCCGTCGGGAGCGAGTGTGATCATTACGGACAGTTTGAGTGCGATTTGTAAGTCAGATACGACGATTGTTGGGCCTAACTGTAACTGTAATCCACCAGTTCCAGTGTTGTTAGCTCCAAGTATGGCCGCATGTATTGGTGATACTTTCCCAACTTTGAAAGCGACGGTGGTAGGATTAGTTACTGTAGAGTGGTTTAGCCAGCAAACGGGCGGAACAGTATTATCAACGGGCTTAAATTACAAACCAAGTGGCACAGTGACGGCGAATACGGTTTTCTACGCCCAAGCGCGCAGTACTGACCCGACCTGTCCAACGGCAGTGAGCACAAGCCGTGTACCAGCGACAATCAACGCCCAAACTTGCATTGACACAATTGATTTGGCCTTGAAGAAGTCAATTAATACAAAAATCGCGCGGGTGGGTGATGTGCTGACTTACACGATTAAAGTTTGGAATGAATGGAACAAGAACGCGACGGGTGTAGAAGTGACCGATAGCATCGCAACGACGGTTCAATTTGTGAGCGGTAGTTTTGTAACAAGTCGTGGCAGTGCGACAATCAGTGGCAATGTGATTAAGTGGAACATTGGCAATGTTGCCGCTAACGGTGACACGGTGACGTTGCGCTACCAAGTGAAGGCGACGCAGGTGGGCGTTCACTTAAACACGGCTGAAATCAGCAAGACCAACGAGAAAGACAAAGACAGCACACCAGGCAACGGTAAAGGTGGTGAAGATGACATTGATCAACAATGCTTCACAGTGCCTTTTGACTTGTGCCCCAACCAAAAGTTGGAAGTGAGTGTTCCTGCGACATTGACGAATGTACAATGGTTCAAAAACGGTGGTACAACGGCAGTTGCGACGGGAAATGTGGTGCTGTTCTCGGAGGTAGGAACCTACACTTTCACGGCTACGAACCAGACGTGTCCAGCCAACGGTTGCTGTCCAGTCATTATTGAAGCGGGGACGAATTGTTGCCCTGTGGATATTTGTGTTCCGTTTACGATCAAGAAGAAAAGAAAATAA
- a CDS encoding DUF11 domain-containing protein: MIILPKVCLRVCVGIVVSLAALLMVGKAFAHSVKNTERTSLRVFTCVSPKFNSVTVTSATCKAGGGGNNDAKIAFTATGADKYGISQGTTYAGPAYSAAKNLSSGAADSLNIANVSSLWTIRVFNGDNTCFKDTTVVLNCNRCVVPCTNMTILVGEITNAGEKVIIQPLDPNSGTIPCSIPNTGGDGIAIDQVNKIAYIGSPFSSPIKVYSFAQATFLPNVQPSSGTNSFDITLSEDKKYLLRGGTNGRVEKIRIQNGQVVVSRATSFFSDGQNKIWGVAAYGGKVYVTTGYNDLNTAGRSTVQVMDSTLSNPVRLRTRNDGKIYVGITVDKDGTLWTTVDGYGNGDAVEHLTAEGTLIKSYPITSSNQQSRRRPFDIDFGPDGNLYVATFYGDCVSKLTLDSPANPDFGKFSTYLGFESGVLSKNLAFVCGDVICPCDQPTVAVKVTDPTCESEGKLELTAVTKGNKFGISKGVTYSGPSYANATTLPNTFPLTLVSNINTTADSTWTVRVFNQESGCYKDTTVTIKGVRAKSLISMLGTPTCADDALTYSFTFSVTNKLGTVKVNKGTLTGNNPYTVTGIPSGEDVIITDSLSTICKSDTTLTGLNCNCNPSLPKVITSSFTICIGDSLPTLQAAIVGLATVEWFSQPVGGDILATGLTYKPTGIVTSTTTYYAQARSTDPACPVAISTSRTPATINADTCTIDLALKKFIDKKIAQIGDTLTYTIKVWNESSKGATGVAVIDSMATTVAFVPGSFSMSRGNAIISGNVIQWTIGEIAANGDTVTLTYKIKAIQEGIHFNTAQICTANEQDVDSTPCNNTEGEDDIDRKCFTVPFKLCPTEKIEATVPPKYTSVQWYKDGGTTPIATGNSILLSDVGVYTFTATNQTCPAEGCCPIIIEEGLNCCPVELCIPFTIKQSKKARK, translated from the coding sequence ATGATTATCCTCCCAAAGGTGTGTTTGCGCGTTTGCGTAGGCATAGTAGTATCATTAGCAGCATTGCTAATGGTTGGAAAAGCATTTGCACATTCTGTCAAAAATACAGAACGTACTTCTTTGCGGGTTTTCACCTGCGTTTCCCCAAAATTCAATTCTGTAACTGTTACGTCGGCCACTTGTAAAGCGGGTGGAGGAGGCAATAATGATGCTAAGATTGCTTTTACGGCGACGGGGGCAGACAAATACGGTATTTCCCAAGGCACAACCTATGCGGGTCCTGCGTATTCCGCCGCCAAAAACCTTTCATCGGGGGCGGCTGATAGCCTCAACATCGCGAATGTTTCGTCTTTGTGGACAATCCGAGTATTCAATGGAGATAATACCTGCTTTAAGGATACGACAGTAGTGCTGAACTGTAATCGGTGTGTAGTGCCGTGCACAAACATGACGATTTTGGTGGGAGAAATTACCAATGCGGGCGAAAAAGTAATCATTCAGCCTTTAGATCCCAATAGCGGCACCATTCCCTGCTCAATTCCTAACACGGGGGGCGATGGCATTGCGATTGACCAAGTGAATAAAATCGCCTACATCGGTAGCCCTTTTAGTAGCCCCATCAAGGTGTATAGCTTTGCCCAAGCTACCTTTTTGCCGAATGTACAACCGTCGTCGGGGACTAATTCATTTGACATTACGCTTTCGGAAGATAAAAAGTACTTACTACGGGGTGGCACCAACGGTCGGGTAGAAAAAATTCGGATTCAGAATGGGCAAGTTGTGGTTTCGCGAGCAACGTCTTTTTTTTCGGATGGCCAAAATAAAATCTGGGGTGTGGCAGCCTACGGTGGCAAGGTGTATGTAACCACGGGCTACAACGACCTAAATACCGCAGGCAGAAGCACCGTACAGGTAATGGATAGCACCTTGTCGAACCCTGTACGCTTACGAACCCGTAATGATGGGAAAATTTATGTGGGTATTACGGTGGATAAAGACGGTACGCTTTGGACAACGGTGGACGGCTACGGAAACGGGGATGCCGTAGAGCACCTAACGGCGGAAGGAACATTGATAAAAAGTTACCCCATTACGTCATCCAACCAACAATCACGTCGCCGCCCATTCGATATTGACTTTGGCCCCGATGGCAACCTTTACGTGGCTACTTTCTACGGCGATTGTGTTTCTAAACTCACCCTCGATTCGCCCGCTAATCCTGATTTTGGGAAATTTAGTACTTACCTCGGTTTTGAGTCGGGAGTGCTCAGTAAAAACTTGGCGTTTGTATGTGGCGATGTGATTTGCCCCTGCGACCAACCAACGGTGGCCGTGAAAGTGACAGACCCGACTTGTGAAAGTGAGGGAAAGCTTGAATTGACGGCTGTTACGAAAGGGAACAAATTTGGAATTAGCAAAGGCGTTACCTATTCAGGGCCATCGTATGCCAATGCAACCACTTTACCCAATACCTTTCCATTAACGCTTGTCTCAAATATTAATACAACGGCTGATTCTACTTGGACAGTGCGGGTGTTTAACCAAGAAAGCGGTTGTTACAAGGATACCACCGTTACTATAAAAGGCGTTCGTGCCAAATCCCTCATTTCGATGCTAGGCACACCGACTTGCGCTGACGATGCTCTCACGTACAGTTTTACCTTTAGCGTAACCAACAAACTAGGTACGGTTAAAGTAAACAAAGGAACCTTAACGGGCAACAATCCTTACACCGTCACGGGGATTCCTTCGGGCGAAGATGTGATTATTACGGATAGTTTAAGTACAATTTGCAAATCAGATACGACCTTGACAGGGCTAAACTGTAACTGTAACCCATCGTTACCCAAAGTGATAACGTCGAGCTTTACGATTTGCATTGGCGATTCTTTGCCAACACTTCAGGCCGCGATTGTGGGTTTGGCTACGGTTGAGTGGTTCAGTCAGCCTGTAGGAGGCGACATTTTGGCAACGGGCTTGACCTACAAACCAACGGGTATTGTAACAAGTACTACGACCTATTATGCCCAAGCTCGGAGTACAGATCCTGCCTGTCCAGTCGCGATTAGTACGAGTCGCACACCTGCCACTATCAACGCAGACACCTGTACCATTGATTTAGCCCTAAAGAAATTTATTGACAAAAAAATAGCCCAAATTGGCGACACCTTGACTTATACTATAAAGGTATGGAACGAGTCAAGTAAAGGGGCTACGGGGGTGGCAGTCATAGACTCTATGGCAACGACGGTCGCTTTTGTGCCAGGTAGTTTTTCTATGAGCCGAGGCAATGCGATTATCAGTGGAAATGTAATTCAATGGACGATTGGTGAGATTGCTGCCAACGGCGATACGGTTACTTTGACCTACAAAATCAAGGCCATTCAAGAAGGTATTCATTTTAATACCGCCCAAATTTGTACTGCCAATGAGCAAGATGTGGATTCTACTCCTTGTAATAACACGGAAGGGGAAGACGACATCGACCGCAAATGTTTTACTGTGCCTTTTAAACTTTGCCCTACCGAGAAAATCGAGGCGACCGTGCCGCCCAAATATACCAGCGTACAATGGTATAAAGATGGCGGCACAACGCCCATCGCCACTGGGAATAGTATCCTTTTGAGTGATGTAGGGGTATATACTTTTACTGCGACTAATCAAACTTGCCCTGCTGAGGGATGCTGTCCAATTATCATTGAAGAGGGGCTTAATTGTTGCCCTGTCGAATTGTGCATACCTTTTACCATAAAACAGTCCAAAAAAGCAAGAAAATAA